The genomic segment TTAATCTTCTATCCTCCTTGATTGAACATATAGGTACTGATTTTCATTGTTGCTTCGTGTAAATGAGTTTCATCATTAGTCGCTTTAATATCCACATCATCGACGCGCATAAATCGTTCGTTATTTTCCATTTTATTAATAAACTGACCAAGGGGATGGTATTTCGCTTTCACGGTAACATTAAATGGTATCTGAATGAAATATTCACTGGTTACCGACGCTAATTGGGTGATAGCAACGAATTTTGTTCCGCTTTCATCAGCTGCTTGTCGGAAAAAGGTCAACAGTTTGGGAATATCTTTCGTTTCCGGTAATCGCTGTTCAAACAAATTGATTTTTGAAGTTAACTCCGCTATTTTCATCTGGGTTTCTGTTCCTTCAACAATTTCTTTGTATTTTTCGTACACTTTTTTCAGCGCTTTATCATCCGGCGGACCGTTAATTTCTCGTTCTAATTGCGCTATTCGTTTCGTATTCACACTCCAAACAAAAGTATAAAACAAATAGCCAATTAATGCCATGAAAATAATTGCGACTAAAATCCATTTTTTTTCATCAGCCGTTAATGGTGTCATAGTCTTTCCCTCAATCAATGTGTATTATGGTTAACCTAAATAACTTGCATTTTTAAAATAAATTTTGCTAAGAGATATCCGCCTTTCTTTTCGGTATTAGCTGAAATAAACTCGATTTCACCGAAATTAGGACTATTATCTTCTTTATAATAAAACGAACTTCGACTCTTATCCTGTAATGCGGTGATAAAATCGCCGATCAGTTTGATTCGTTCTTCACCGGAACGGCAGGCGGTCATTCCTTCAAGATTAAGGATTATATTGCCAGTTTCATCGGTAGTTAAATAGATATGTTCAAGTTTAACATTGGTGGGGATTAAATCCGATAGTTCATTCAATTTCTTAGACCAATATAACCGTTGCATACCGGCTAAATCATCAATCGCTTTTTCTTTCCGCTGGAGTTGCTCGATTAACGCAGCGATTTCTTTTACTTTCGGTTCCAGTTCTTTTATTTGCCGTTCTAGTTCCGCTTTCTGATTCTCTAACTTCGTAACCCTAACTTTAGAATACAGATAAAAAGGAAGGATAATAATGATCGTAACCAGTGCAGCAAGTAAAAAAATTAGCGGAACGCGATTGACCTTTTTTGCTTTAACGGTAACGGGAAGTAAGTTGATTTTTATCATAGGTTTTTCTTACCCTCTCTTGCTTCCTAGAATAGTTCAAAAATTAGCTACTCTGCCGAATAGCTAATCCAACACCGACGGCTAAACTCGGAGCTAATGCATTTAATTCATTATTCCCTATAGCCACTTTAGTTGTATTAATTTTCGCTAACGGATTGAATATTTCTGTTGGAAGCCCTAATCGGTCTTGAATAAACGAATCGATATTTTTTAATTTCGCGCTTCCACCACTTAATACAATCCGATTAACCGGTTTACCATAGGGCTGGTGCTCAAAAAATTGTAATGTTCGCCGAATTTCCGTCACCAAGTTCTGTAAGGGAACCCGAATGATATCGGAAATTTGTCGAACACGTTGGTCTGCGCTTAAACTTTCACCAGTGATCTTTTCTACGGTTTCCCGAATCGCTACCTTAATATCACTCGATTCTTCTTTCCCTTCACTTGCCGCTGCCGGTAAAATGACTCCTTCTTCTTTTTTAATTTTTTCCGCATCCGCGAAACTTATACCCATTTTGCTAGCCAATTGTTGGGTTATATTATTCCCCGCTTGGGAAATATCACGCGCAAATACCGAAATATTATTCTGGGCAATAATAATATTTGTACTTTGTGCGCCGATATTGACCAGTGCGATTACTTCATCCTGTTTAGCGTCATAGTTCGCTTCAAAACAATTAAATACCGCAAACGCATCAACATCAATAACCGCCGTGTTCAATCCTATTGATTGCAAGAGATTAATCCGTTCATTGACAAAATCTTTCCGCGCGGCTACTAACAGAACATCAATTTTCTTACTTCCTTCCTTTTGTGAAACACCGAGTTTATGATAATCGAGATTAATATCATCAAGTCGATAAGGAATATGTTCTTCTATCTGCCAGCGGATGGCATTATCTAATTCGGTATCCGTCATTTCCGGAAACGAAATATAGCGGACGATAACTGCTTCCCCAGAAATGGAAGTAATGACATCTTTCAACCGAGAACCGGAGTTGAGAATAGCTGTTCGAATAGTATTAGCGAGACCAATTGAAGTAGTATCCGTTTTCGCTTGAGAAACTTCAACCGGAACATCTGCTACACCAACATGTTCGAGAATATATCCTTGTTTGGTAGATTTAATTTGAATAGCTTTCACCAGACTGCTTCCTATATCTAAGGCGAGAAGTGATTTAGTTTTTGATAATAGTGCCACGATATATCATCCTTTCAAATTTAAGATAGATTTTTGGCACCGAAAAGAAGCGCAAAAATATAATGTTGAATTTAATAAGCTGGATACAGTATAAACGCTAAACGATATTTTTGTCAAGTCTTTTTTACACAATTCAGCATTTTTTTACATTTTTTATCGCATACTATTTTTGGTTATCTTGACAATGCTTCGGATTTAATGGTATAAAATTTACTTTGAATTGATTGGCAGAACTAATGTTCTTCTACCAATTATTAACATCCTAGCAACAAAAATACCAGGAAAAGAGATGGGAGAAAAAATATATCTAGAGCATAGGGTATCCCTCAATATATCAAGCTTCTATTAATTACTGATTTCAGCTAGCATTGAGGGTAACTAGCGTTACTCCTAACCAAAAATTCATACCAACTCTGCAACTGTAATAACGATTTTGTACTTGCTGGATGTAATATAATTTTTCTAACTAGCGCAATTTGGAGGTTTTTATTCAATATGTTAAAAACAATGCGAAAAAAAGAAAATGTGAAACGGATTATGTGGGCGACTGTGATATTGATTGTACCTGCGTTTGTGCTTTTCTATGGATGGAGTTCGCTTACCGGTCGGCATGAAGTAACGTTGCCGTATGCAGCAAAAGTTGATGGTGTTGAAATCTCACTTGACGAGTTTCAGCAACGATATGCAGATACGCTTAAAGAGTTCCAATCCCATTATAAACAAGAATTTACCGAAGAGATGATTAAACAAATCCAATTACCCGAAAAAGTGCTTGACCAACTCATTGACGATTATGTGACTTTGCGGGAAGCGAAACGTATGGGAATTAAAGTTGACGATACTGAATTAATGATGTTCATCACTAGCAATCAAGCATTCGCTCCTGGCGGTCGGTTTGACCGGCAACTGTATTATGAATGGTTAAACCAACGGGGGAAAACCCCGGCGATGTTCGAAGCGGAACTGCGTCGTGAAATTATTCACCGGAAATTGTTATTTCTGATTCAAGATTTTGTTAAAGTTTCAGATGCTGAGGTGCGCGATGCATTCCGTAAACAGTATGAACAGATTCGGGTCGCATTTTTACATTTTACTCCAGCCGAATTTATGCGACCGGAAACCATAACAGAATCAGCGATGTCAACATATTACGACCAGCATAAAGTTGAGTTTACTATTCCGCCGCAATATCGCGCAATTTATCTCACCATATCACCTGAAGAACTCGCCAAAACCATACAGGTTCCTGACACTGAAATCCAGCAATATTATGAATTGCATCAAAGCGAGTATGCTATTCCGGAGCAGGTACGTGCGCGGCATATTATTATTGCAGTCTCAGAAAATGCTACGCCACAGCAGAATCAACAAGCCCAAATGAAAATTAATCAAGCGTTAACTCGGGTTCGTGCAGGAGAAGATTTTGCGAAAGTTGCTCAGGAGATGTCTGAAGATGGCACAGCAAAAAACGGTGGTGACCTGGGTTTCTTCAGTCGGGGCGAAATGGACGCTACGTTTGAACAAGTAGCTTTTTCTACACCGGTCGGAAAAGTAAGCGAGATTTTTCGGACGAGATTTGGCTATCATATTGTTAAGGTTGAAGCGAAAAAGGAGGGTCGCATTAAACCATTATCCGAAGTCAAACCTGAAATTAGCAAGAAGATAGCGGAATTAACCGCTGAAATTAAAATCCAAGAAATAGCTGATGAAATATTACGGGAAAGTATCCAAACTCCGAATTTAGTTGAGTTAAGTACTAAGTATAAATACCCGATTAAGGATACCGGATTTTATTCAACGAACGATATTCCGGGATTAGGCAATAATCCAGAATTTTTCAAAGCAGTAGAGAAGCTAACGGTAAACGGAATAACTGGTCCTGTGAAAGTAGATAAATCGCTGGTGATAATCCAATTGAAAGAAAAAAAAGAAGCGCGAATTCCCGCATATTCTGAAGTGAAAGATAAGATTCGAATGCAACTAGCGTTTTCTAACGCAGCACAAGCTGCTGGTTTGAAAGCAAAAGAAGCAAGTGAACTAGTGCAACAAGGGCTGGATTTGTCTGCGGTTGCAAAACAGCTTGGAGTTTCGTTAAAAGTTTCACAACCGTTTACCTTTTTTGATTATATAAAAAATGAAAATGCTTGTCGCGAATTTGCAGCAACGGCGTTTCTTTTACCACCGGGAAAAACTAGCGGGTTGATCGAAGACGTTGAACCCAATACAGGTTCAATACGCGGATATTATATTTTGAAAGTATTAGATAAATCCGGAATTGATGAAGCTCAATACCTAGCGGAAAAAGACCAGGTTACAAAAGCGTTGCTACAAATGCGACAAAAACAAGCGTATCAAGATTGGATTAATACAATCAGAAAACGCGCAAAAATTCAACGGAACGAAAAACTGCTCCAATCTTATTATGGATAGATACTCTAGCGCCAAAAATTTCCTTGTTGTACTAGCGCGTTTAATTGTCTAAACAAGCTAAAACTAAAACAAATATTGATAATAGAAATAAGCGTAGAAAGACAAAGGGGAACCCTGCCGCTATTCCGATAATTTCGGTATCTACATTCTGTATAAAACTACTCAAGGGAATCGGTACAAATCAGCGGTCGTAGTTCTATTTTTTCTTTAGCGACGGCAACTAAATGCGCTATCGCTTCTTCTCCAATATTATTCAGCGGAAATCCGTTGTCTTTTAGATAGGTTGGAACGAACTTCTCGTGTGTTTCTTTGGAAACACCTTGAAATTTCTTCCAGTTAATATAAAACACTTTCCGGTCGTATTTATTAGCTTTTCGTGCAGTATATACTGCCCCGCCTTCCTCTTCCGATTCGATGACAATCACCGCTTTACTTAACGCAGCAATAATCCGATCGCGCATTAATAAATATTTCGATTCAACAGTGGTTTCCGGTGGAAATTCGCTGAGGACTGCGCCGGAGCGCGTTATCCGTTCAGCTAATTCGATATTTTCTGGCGGATATATTCGAAACAATCCTGACCCGGGACAAGCGATCGTTCTGCCTCCGGCAGATAATGCGCCAAGATGCCCAG from the bacterium genome contains:
- a CDS encoding DNA-processing protein DprA produces the protein MAELVYIYALNKISNIGQATVKALLHKFGSYPAIFEASVAELIKVKRITPEIAAEIHKFGHHIDELYQEIEFIQNNRIQIIPNNDSRYPNLLKLIPDAPFLLYMLGNFMPEDETALAIVGSRAASEIGQQIAYELAGKLVQQGVTIVSGLALGIDTAGHLGALSAGGRTIACPGSGLFRIYPPENIELAERITRSGAVLSEFPPETTVESKYLLMRDRIIAALSKAVIVIESEEEGGAVYTARKANKYDRKVFYINWKKFQGVSKETHEKFVPTYLKDNGFPLNNIGEEAIAHLVAVAKEKIELRPLICTDSLE
- a CDS encoding pilus assembly protein PilM; this encodes MALLSKTKSLLALDIGSSLVKAIQIKSTKQGYILEHVGVADVPVEVSQAKTDTTSIGLANTIRTAILNSGSRLKDVITSISGEAVIVRYISFPEMTDTELDNAIRWQIEEHIPYRLDDINLDYHKLGVSQKEGSKKIDVLLVAARKDFVNERINLLQSIGLNTAVIDVDAFAVFNCFEANYDAKQDEVIALVNIGAQSTNIIIAQNNISVFARDISQAGNNITQQLASKMGISFADAEKIKKEEGVILPAAASEGKEESSDIKVAIRETVEKITGESLSADQRVRQISDIIRVPLQNLVTEIRRTLQFFEHQPYGKPVNRIVLSGGSAKLKNIDSFIQDRLGLPTEIFNPLAKINTTKVAIGNNELNALAPSLAVGVGLAIRQSS
- a CDS encoding SurA N-terminal domain-containing protein; protein product: MLKTMRKKENVKRIMWATVILIVPAFVLFYGWSSLTGRHEVTLPYAAKVDGVEISLDEFQQRYADTLKEFQSHYKQEFTEEMIKQIQLPEKVLDQLIDDYVTLREAKRMGIKVDDTELMMFITSNQAFAPGGRFDRQLYYEWLNQRGKTPAMFEAELRREIIHRKLLFLIQDFVKVSDAEVRDAFRKQYEQIRVAFLHFTPAEFMRPETITESAMSTYYDQHKVEFTIPPQYRAIYLTISPEELAKTIQVPDTEIQQYYELHQSEYAIPEQVRARHIIIAVSENATPQQNQQAQMKINQALTRVRAGEDFAKVAQEMSEDGTAKNGGDLGFFSRGEMDATFEQVAFSTPVGKVSEIFRTRFGYHIVKVEAKKEGRIKPLSEVKPEISKKIAELTAEIKIQEIADEILRESIQTPNLVELSTKYKYPIKDTGFYSTNDIPGLGNNPEFFKAVEKLTVNGITGPVKVDKSLVIIQLKEKKEARIPAYSEVKDKIRMQLAFSNAAQAAGLKAKEASELVQQGLDLSAVAKQLGVSLKVSQPFTFFDYIKNENACREFAATAFLLPPGKTSGLIEDVEPNTGSIRGYYILKVLDKSGIDEAQYLAEKDQVTKALLQMRQKQAYQDWINTIRKRAKIQRNEKLLQSYYG
- the pilO gene encoding type 4a pilus biogenesis protein PilO, whose product is MTPLTADEKKWILVAIIFMALIGYLFYTFVWSVNTKRIAQLEREINGPPDDKALKKVYEKYKEIVEGTETQMKIAELTSKINLFEQRLPETKDIPKLLTFFRQAADESGTKFVAITQLASVTSEYFIQIPFNVTVKAKYHPLGQFINKMENNERFMRVDDVDIKATNDETHLHEATMKISTYMFNQGG